One genomic window of Streptomonospora nanhaiensis includes the following:
- a CDS encoding SigB/SigF/SigG family RNA polymerase sigma factor, which translates to MTTMAPSSVVRERTETAVPRPRSSRRTNGKNSKSDEAYYARTRELFEQLSNTEKGSPERDEIYRNLVDLHAPVIRRIARRYRNRGEPEEDLRQVVTVGLVQAIRDFNPDYGKEFISYALPMMTGEVKRHFRDRTWAIRVPRKYQEKRPELNRVTSTFAQEFGRSPTVAEIAERLEMSVDDTLELIDASSAYSALSLDVPYGAEEEDKTLGDTLGEEDHDLEGVADRASLGPALATLSPRDRRIVLLRFAGNKTQAEIAQIVGLSQMHVSRTLSASLAKLRKQLMPDE; encoded by the coding sequence ATGACGACGATGGCTCCATCGAGCGTTGTCCGCGAACGGACAGAGACCGCAGTACCGCGTCCGCGCAGTTCCCGCCGTACCAACGGCAAGAACAGCAAGTCCGATGAGGCGTACTACGCCAGGACACGGGAGCTGTTCGAACAACTCAGCAATACAGAAAAGGGGTCGCCGGAACGGGACGAAATCTATCGGAACCTGGTGGATCTGCACGCTCCCGTCATCCGGCGCATCGCCCGCCGCTACCGCAACCGCGGTGAGCCCGAGGAAGACCTGCGCCAGGTGGTGACGGTCGGCCTCGTCCAGGCGATCCGCGACTTCAACCCGGACTACGGCAAGGAGTTCATCTCCTATGCCCTCCCCATGATGACCGGGGAGGTCAAGCGCCACTTCCGGGACCGCACCTGGGCCATCCGGGTGCCGCGCAAGTACCAGGAGAAGCGGCCGGAACTCAACCGGGTGACCTCGACGTTCGCCCAGGAGTTCGGGCGTTCGCCCACGGTGGCCGAGATCGCCGAACGGCTGGAGATGAGTGTCGACGACACTCTGGAGCTGATCGACGCCTCGTCCGCCTACAGCGCCCTGTCCCTCGACGTCCCCTACGGGGCCGAGGAGGAGGACAAGACGCTGGGCGACACGCTGGGTGAGGAGGACCACGACCTGGAGGGCGTCGCCGACCGCGCGTCGCTCGGCCCGGCCCTGGCCACCCTGTCGCCGCGCGACCGCCGCATCGTGCTGCTGCGGTTCGCGGGGAACAAGACCCAGGCCGAGATCGCGCAGATCGTGGGCCTGAGTCAGATGCACGTCTCCCGCACGCTCTCGGCGTCGCTGGCCAAGCTGCGCAAGCAGCTCATGCCCGACGAGTAG
- a CDS encoding UDP-glucuronic acid decarboxylase family protein — translation MTEARARRVVVTGGAGFVGSHLCERLLAEGADVVCIDNFATGSAENIRHLAAHDGFRCVEADVVRPLRVPGRVDLVFHLASAASPRDYLRLPVETLEAGSQGTRNALDLAAEHGARFVLASTSEVYGDPLQHPQNERYWGNVNPVGPRSVYDEAKRYAEALTMAYHRTRGADIGIARIFNSYGPRMRPDDGRAIPAFISQALAGEPITVTGDGLQTRSVCYVEDTVAGLLALAGSDLTGPVNIGSPYELSMLRLAELVRSMSGSDSEIVLVGRPVDDPRFRRPDISLAAQALGWVPRVSMEDGLRRTIDWFARSAAARPVGRSTAPAAGRA, via the coding sequence ATGACTGAGGCACGCGCCCGCCGCGTCGTCGTCACCGGCGGCGCCGGGTTCGTCGGATCGCACCTGTGCGAACGGCTGCTGGCCGAGGGCGCCGACGTGGTCTGCATCGACAACTTCGCCACCGGGTCGGCCGAGAACATCCGCCACCTCGCCGCCCACGACGGCTTCCGCTGCGTCGAGGCCGACGTCGTGCGCCCGCTGCGGGTGCCCGGCCGCGTCGACCTGGTGTTCCACCTGGCCTCGGCCGCGTCGCCGCGCGACTACCTGCGGCTGCCCGTCGAGACCCTGGAGGCCGGCAGCCAGGGCACCCGCAACGCCCTCGACCTCGCCGCCGAGCACGGCGCCCGGTTCGTGCTGGCCTCCACCAGCGAGGTCTACGGCGACCCGCTCCAGCACCCCCAGAACGAGCGCTACTGGGGCAACGTCAACCCGGTGGGGCCGCGCAGCGTCTACGACGAGGCCAAGCGCTACGCCGAGGCCCTGACCATGGCCTACCACCGCACCCGCGGCGCCGACATCGGCATCGCGCGGATCTTCAACAGCTACGGGCCGCGCATGCGCCCCGACGACGGGCGGGCCATCCCCGCCTTCATCTCCCAGGCCCTGGCCGGGGAGCCCATCACCGTCACCGGCGACGGCCTGCAGACCCGCTCGGTCTGCTACGTCGAGGACACCGTCGCCGGGCTGCTGGCCCTGGCCGGCTCCGACCTCACCGGCCCGGTCAACATCGGCAGCCCCTACGAGCTGTCGATGCTGCGCCTGGCCGAGCTGGTGCGCTCCATGAGCGGGTCGGACTCCGAGATCGTCCTGGTCGGCCGGCCCGTGGACGACCCCCGGTTCCGCCGCCCCGACATCAGCCTGGCCGCCCAGGCGCTGGGGTGGGTGCCGCGGGTCTCCATGGAGGACGGACTGCGCCGCACCATCGACTGGTTCGCCCGCTCGGCGGCCGCCCGCCCGGTGGGGCGCAGCACCGCGCCGGCCGCCGGCCGCGCCTAG
- a CDS encoding glycosyltransferase family 2 protein: MAVAKSPDRDPRIGVVIITHQRRRELLRTLKHLTALPERPPIVVVDNASTDGTADAVAAEFPEAVLVRAGANLGAVGRNIGAEALDTPYVAFADDDTWWEPGSLALAADLLDAHPDVASLTARILVEPQGVEDPITPELRHSPVPGRPGLPGPALLGVLAGASVLRLSAFRQVGGFHERLWLGGEEELLSLDLAAAGWWLCWIEDMVVHHAPSRGRNSTARRRLGIRNTLWTAWLRRPAPAALRRTAAVLGAVPRDTASAAAVGAALAGLPWVLAQRRPVPARVEEGLRLLEEPQKSSPARRYVG; encoded by the coding sequence ATGGCGGTGGCGAAAAGCCCCGACCGCGACCCGCGGATCGGTGTGGTAATCATCACACACCAGCGGCGCCGAGAACTGCTGCGCACCCTCAAGCACCTGACCGCCCTGCCCGAGCGCCCGCCCATCGTCGTGGTGGACAACGCCTCCACCGACGGCACCGCCGACGCCGTGGCCGCGGAGTTCCCCGAGGCCGTCCTGGTCCGCGCGGGCGCCAACCTGGGCGCGGTGGGCCGCAACATCGGCGCCGAGGCGCTGGACACCCCCTACGTCGCCTTCGCCGACGACGACACCTGGTGGGAGCCCGGATCGCTCGCCCTGGCCGCCGACCTGCTGGACGCCCACCCCGACGTCGCCTCGCTCACCGCGCGGATCCTGGTCGAGCCCCAGGGTGTGGAGGATCCCATCACCCCCGAGCTGCGCCACTCGCCCGTGCCCGGCCGCCCCGGCCTGCCCGGCCCCGCCCTGCTGGGCGTGCTGGCCGGCGCCTCGGTGCTGCGCCTCAGCGCGTTCCGCCAGGTCGGCGGGTTCCACGAGCGGCTGTGGCTGGGCGGCGAGGAGGAGCTGCTGTCGCTGGACCTGGCCGCGGCCGGCTGGTGGCTGTGCTGGATCGAGGACATGGTGGTGCACCACGCACCCTCGCGCGGGCGCAACAGCACCGCCCGCCGCCGGCTGGGGATCCGCAACACGCTGTGGACCGCCTGGCTGCGCCGCCCCGCACCGGCCGCGCTGCGCCGCACGGCGGCGGTGCTGGGCGCCGTGCCGCGCGACACCGCCAGCGCCGCGGCCGTGGGCGCCGCCCTGGCCGGACTGCCCTGGGTGCTGGCCCAGCGCCGGCCGGTGCCCGCGCGCGTGGAGGAGGGCCTGCGGCTGCTGGAGGAGCCGCAGAAGAGCTCGCCGGCGCGCCGCTACGTGGGCTGA
- a CDS encoding PfkB family carbohydrate kinase translates to MTPAPRPPLVVVGDAFLDVDLTGERRVTGHGGGAPVLDAPSAWHRPGGAALAAWLAARDGHPVTLVCALAQDPAGDRVAALLRDAVTLVRLPLDGGTPVKTRVQFGGRTALRVDHGEGRPDPAGGQERAAAAVAAAGAVLVSDYGRGVAELPGVRSALARAAASVPLVWDPHPRGPVPVPGAALVTPNASEAGARDADRAAARAAELARAWRAESVAVTLGAEGAVWAAADGRAERLAAPLSLPDADACGAGDRFCAVAAGALRTGADVVDAVAEGVQAASRFVRNGAAGGTAASGPIAGALPLGLGESAGELAERVRRSGGKVVAAGGCFDVLHAGHVSLLRRARSLGDCLIVCINSDATVRARKGPDRPINSAEDRIRVLSALDCVDAVAVFDEPTPSRLIARLRPDVWVKGGDYEAAALPELDVVESLGGEVVILPRLPGRSTTRVVAARDRTPP, encoded by the coding sequence GTGACCCCCGCGCCCCGGCCGCCGCTGGTCGTGGTGGGCGACGCCTTCCTCGACGTCGACCTCACCGGCGAGCGCCGCGTCACCGGGCACGGCGGCGGCGCGCCGGTCCTGGACGCGCCCAGCGCCTGGCACCGCCCCGGCGGCGCGGCCCTGGCCGCCTGGCTGGCCGCCCGCGACGGCCACCCCGTCACCCTGGTGTGCGCGCTGGCCCAGGACCCCGCGGGCGACCGGGTGGCCGCGCTGCTGCGCGACGCGGTCACCCTGGTGCGCCTGCCCCTGGACGGCGGCACCCCCGTCAAGACCCGCGTCCAGTTCGGCGGCCGCACCGCCCTGCGCGTGGACCACGGCGAGGGCCGCCCCGACCCCGCGGGCGGCCAGGAGCGCGCCGCCGCGGCTGTCGCCGCCGCCGGGGCGGTCCTGGTCTCCGACTACGGCCGCGGCGTGGCCGAACTCCCCGGCGTGCGCTCGGCGCTGGCCCGCGCCGCCGCGTCGGTCCCGCTGGTGTGGGACCCCCACCCGCGCGGACCGGTCCCCGTTCCCGGTGCGGCGCTGGTCACGCCCAACGCCTCCGAGGCCGGGGCGCGCGACGCCGACCGCGCCGCCGCGCGGGCCGCCGAACTCGCCCGCGCCTGGCGGGCGGAGTCGGTGGCGGTCACCCTGGGTGCCGAGGGCGCGGTGTGGGCCGCGGCCGACGGCCGCGCCGAGCGCCTGGCGGCGCCGCTGAGCCTGCCCGACGCCGACGCCTGCGGCGCCGGCGACCGCTTCTGCGCGGTGGCGGCCGGCGCGCTGCGCACGGGTGCCGACGTGGTCGACGCCGTCGCCGAGGGCGTCCAGGCGGCCTCGCGGTTCGTGCGCAACGGCGCCGCCGGGGGCACCGCGGCCTCCGGGCCCATCGCCGGCGCGCTGCCGCTGGGGCTGGGCGAGAGCGCCGGCGAACTCGCCGAGCGGGTGCGCCGCAGCGGCGGCAAGGTCGTGGCCGCCGGAGGCTGCTTCGACGTCCTGCACGCCGGTCACGTCAGTCTGCTGCGCCGCGCGCGCTCCCTGGGCGACTGCCTCATCGTGTGCATCAACTCCGACGCCACCGTGCGCGCCCGCAAGGGCCCCGACCGGCCCATCAACTCCGCCGAGGATCGCATCCGCGTGCTGTCGGCACTGGACTGCGTCGACGCGGTCGCGGTCTTCGACGAGCCCACGCCCAGCCGGCTCATCGCCCGGCTGCGGCCCGACGTCTGGGTCAAGGGCGGCGACTACGAGGCCGCCGCCCTGCCCGAACTCGACGTCGTCGAGAGCCTGGGCGGCGAGGTCGTGATCCTGCCGCGGCTGCCGGGGCGCTCCACCACCCGCGTGGTGGCCGCCCGCGACCGCACGCCGCCCTGA
- a CDS encoding GAF and ANTAR domain-containing protein gives MLHNEQSPLPESLADVVRSLFAEPDVHETMQRIVQLAVATVPGCDYAGVALVESRRKVDTPVYTHDVVRQSDDLQRSLGEGPSIDAMWSSTHIHLADVASERRWPRYAAEAARLPIGSLLSYRLFTTQGTLGALTLYARAAHAFDDRAHEVGVVYSAQAASALEANRRIANLNRALDTRETIGQAQGILMERHQMTAEQAWERLKAASQNLNVKLAELAEKIARTGEDPTGPPVSGR, from the coding sequence ATGCTCCACAACGAACAGTCACCACTCCCGGAAAGCCTCGCCGACGTGGTCCGGTCGCTGTTCGCCGAGCCCGACGTGCACGAGACGATGCAGCGGATCGTCCAGTTGGCGGTGGCCACCGTGCCCGGCTGCGACTACGCCGGGGTGGCGCTCGTGGAGTCCCGCCGCAAGGTCGACACCCCCGTCTACACCCACGATGTGGTCCGCCAGAGCGACGACCTCCAGCGCAGCCTGGGCGAGGGCCCCTCCATCGACGCCATGTGGTCCAGCACCCACATCCACCTGGCCGACGTCGCCTCCGAGCGGCGCTGGCCGCGCTACGCCGCCGAGGCCGCCCGCCTGCCCATCGGCAGCCTGCTCAGCTACCGGCTGTTCACCACGCAGGGCACTCTGGGCGCCCTGACCCTCTACGCCCGCGCCGCGCACGCCTTCGACGACCGCGCCCACGAGGTCGGCGTCGTCTACTCCGCGCAGGCCGCCTCGGCGCTTGAGGCCAACCGGCGCATCGCCAACCTCAACCGCGCGCTGGACACCCGCGAGACCATCGGGCAGGCCCAGGGCATCCTCATGGAGCGCCACCAGATGACCGCCGAGCAGGCGTGGGAGCGGCTCAAGGCGGCCTCGCAGAACCTCAACGTCAAGCTGGCGGAGCTGGCCGAGAAGATCGCCCGCACCGGCGAGGACCCCACCGGCCCGCCCGTCTCGGGGCGCTGA
- a CDS encoding ABC transporter substrate-binding protein, protein MRRPIVTLAGLMAAALLATSCGGAGEVEEGAQADLDVSTGVTEDAITIGTHQPLTGPAAPGYAQISVGHAAVFDYVNDNGGIHGRRIDYVVEDDVYDPARTIEVTRDLVHTEEIFAMLGGLGTPTHSKVIDFLNEEGVPDLFVSSGALMWNRPQEYPLSYGYQVDYTKEAKIQGQYIAENMPDAQVGHLYQNDDVGTDSEAGLNQYVRDMVVASESYDPGNTDLAPQVAALEEAGADVVVCSCIPAFTALLILEAQRIGYEPQLVVSSIGADTATLTGLLSEFAAEAGTEDLPAEQLLEGMIYTSYLPSVETPEDPWIQLYSEIYDEYADSESPMTNTTVYGMVQATMMAQALMAAGEDLTRQSLIDAVESQDWAGPGLVPFASTAEDHGGFSGALVSEFHADDEPEVLQEARVTDREGGDITEAEVERPNPDEVEFYGG, encoded by the coding sequence ATGAGAAGACCGATAGTCACCCTGGCCGGGCTGATGGCCGCGGCCCTGCTGGCGACCTCCTGCGGCGGCGCGGGCGAGGTCGAGGAAGGCGCGCAGGCCGACCTCGACGTCTCCACGGGGGTCACCGAGGACGCGATCACCATCGGCACCCACCAGCCGCTGACGGGGCCGGCCGCGCCCGGCTACGCGCAGATCTCGGTGGGCCACGCCGCGGTGTTCGACTACGTCAACGACAACGGCGGCATCCACGGGCGCCGGATCGACTACGTGGTGGAGGACGACGTCTACGACCCGGCGCGCACCATCGAGGTCACCCGCGACCTGGTGCACACCGAGGAGATCTTCGCGATGCTGGGCGGCCTGGGCACGCCCACCCACTCCAAGGTCATCGACTTCCTCAACGAGGAGGGCGTGCCCGACCTGTTCGTGTCCTCGGGCGCGCTGATGTGGAACCGCCCCCAGGAGTACCCGCTGAGCTACGGCTACCAGGTGGACTACACCAAGGAGGCCAAGATCCAGGGGCAGTACATCGCCGAGAACATGCCCGACGCCCAGGTGGGCCACCTCTACCAGAACGACGACGTGGGCACCGACTCCGAGGCCGGGCTCAACCAGTACGTGCGCGACATGGTCGTGGCCTCGGAGTCCTACGACCCGGGCAACACCGACCTGGCGCCCCAGGTGGCGGCGCTGGAGGAGGCCGGGGCCGACGTGGTGGTGTGCTCCTGCATCCCGGCGTTCACGGCGCTGCTGATCCTGGAGGCCCAGCGCATCGGCTACGAGCCGCAGCTGGTGGTCAGCTCGATCGGCGCCGACACCGCCACGCTCACCGGGCTGCTGTCGGAGTTCGCGGCCGAGGCCGGCACCGAGGACCTGCCGGCCGAGCAACTGCTGGAGGGGATGATCTACACCAGCTACCTGCCCTCGGTGGAGACCCCCGAGGACCCCTGGATCCAGCTGTACTCCGAGATCTACGACGAGTACGCCGACTCCGAGTCCCCGATGACCAACACCACGGTCTACGGCATGGTGCAGGCCACGATGATGGCCCAGGCGCTGATGGCGGCCGGCGAGGACCTCACCCGGCAGAGCCTCATCGACGCCGTGGAGTCCCAGGACTGGGCCGGGCCGGGCCTGGTGCCGTTCGCGTCCACGGCCGAGGACCACGGCGGGTTCAGCGGCGCGCTGGTCAGCGAGTTCCACGCCGACGACGAGCCCGAGGTGCTGCAGGAGGCGCGGGTCACCGACCGCGAGGGCGGCGACATCACCGAGGCCGAGGTCGAGCGGCCCAACCCCGACGAGGTGGAGTTCTACGGCGGCTGA
- a CDS encoding SDR family oxidoreductase, producing the protein MRPLGNTLITGGASGLGAAVADAVRAEGGQPLILDRARPESDDPFVRADLADRAATEDAVEELAGRAGGLHAVVNAAGIDSCGPLAKVPAEDWERVVQVNLIGTASVVRAALPHLEATRGTVVDCASTLGVRAVGDATAYCASKFGVVGFTRALAAELAGRVGVTLLVPGGMDTHFFDGRPDAYRPGPDARLNPPANVASAVVFALRQPVDCELREMVICSSEETSWP; encoded by the coding sequence ATGCGCCCACTGGGCAACACCCTGATCACCGGCGGGGCCTCCGGCCTCGGCGCGGCCGTGGCCGACGCCGTCCGCGCCGAAGGCGGGCAGCCGCTCATCCTCGACCGCGCCCGCCCCGAGAGCGACGACCCCTTCGTCCGCGCCGACCTCGCCGACCGGGCCGCCACCGAGGACGCCGTGGAGGAGTTGGCCGGCCGGGCCGGCGGCCTGCACGCCGTCGTCAACGCCGCCGGGATCGACTCCTGCGGCCCCCTGGCCAAGGTCCCCGCCGAGGACTGGGAGCGCGTCGTCCAGGTCAACCTCATCGGCACCGCCTCGGTGGTGCGCGCGGCCCTGCCCCACCTGGAGGCCACCCGCGGCACCGTGGTCGACTGCGCCTCCACCCTGGGCGTACGCGCCGTCGGCGACGCCACCGCCTACTGCGCCTCCAAGTTCGGCGTCGTCGGGTTCACCCGGGCGCTGGCCGCCGAACTGGCCGGGCGCGTGGGCGTGACCCTGCTCGTCCCCGGCGGCATGGACACCCACTTCTTCGACGGCCGCCCCGACGCCTACCGCCCCGGCCCCGACGCCCGGCTCAACCCGCCCGCCAACGTCGCCAGCGCCGTGGTCTTCGCCCTGCGCCAACCCGTCGACTGCGAACTGCGCGAGATGGTCATCTGCTCCTCGGAGGAGACCTCGTGGCCCTGA
- a CDS encoding glycosyltransferase family 2 protein gives MGIVIATRDRRAELATTLRRLAAAQPDAPVTVVDNASTDGTPDLVAAEFPRVRLVRLSENRGCAARNAGVAHTPTPYVAFCDDDSWWPAGSLARAADAFDAHPRLGLVAAATFVGDGRRPDPINDLLARGLGAAPPGLPGPRVLGFLACAAVVRREAFLAAGGFSELLFFTHEEALLAQDLAALGWEACYLPDVRAHHHPSQNRPPSAWRRRLELRNRVLVHWLRRPAGRALRETARLAGAAAAAPEARGALADVARDLPRTLRDRRRLPARVERDLRVLER, from the coding sequence GTGGGGATCGTGATCGCCACCCGCGACCGGCGCGCCGAACTCGCCACGACCCTGCGCCGCCTGGCCGCCGCCCAGCCCGACGCACCGGTCACCGTGGTCGACAACGCCTCCACCGACGGCACGCCCGACCTGGTCGCCGCGGAGTTCCCGCGCGTGCGCCTGGTGCGCCTGAGCGAGAACCGCGGCTGCGCCGCCCGCAACGCCGGCGTGGCCCACACCCCCACGCCCTACGTCGCCTTCTGCGACGACGACTCCTGGTGGCCCGCCGGCTCGCTGGCCCGCGCCGCCGACGCCTTCGACGCCCACCCCCGGCTCGGGCTCGTCGCCGCCGCCACCTTCGTGGGCGACGGCCGCCGCCCCGACCCCATCAACGACCTGCTGGCCCGCGGCCTGGGCGCGGCGCCGCCCGGACTGCCCGGCCCGCGCGTGCTCGGCTTCCTGGCGTGCGCGGCGGTCGTGCGCCGCGAGGCGTTCCTGGCCGCCGGCGGGTTCAGCGAGCTGCTGTTCTTCACCCACGAGGAGGCGCTGCTGGCCCAGGACCTCGCCGCCCTGGGCTGGGAGGCCTGCTACCTGCCCGACGTCCGCGCCCACCACCACCCCTCGCAGAACCGCCCGCCCAGCGCCTGGCGGCGCCGCCTGGAGCTGCGCAACCGCGTCCTGGTGCACTGGCTGCGCCGCCCGGCGGGCCGCGCGCTGCGCGAGACCGCCCGGCTGGCCGGCGCCGCCGCGGCGGCCCCCGAGGCGCGCGGCGCCCTGGCCGACGTCGCCCGCGACCTCCCGCGCACCCTGCGCGACCGGCGGCGGCTGCCCGCTCGCGTCGAACGCGATCTGCGGGTGCTGGAGCGGTGA